The Porites lutea chromosome 7, jaPorLute2.1, whole genome shotgun sequence genome includes the window CGCGCGCTTCTAAAAAATGTTTACCGATAGCCGAATACTTGTGTTCGGCAATGCGTTGATGAAGGTGTCGGGCTGTGTAGCCAACATAATCTGCATCACACAGATCACATGTAAATTTATAAACAACGCATTGCCGACTTACAATACTCGGCTTAATTTCTTTATTCCTAAGATCTTGCTCCAATACATTGGTATAAGATGTTGGTATTGAAAGTGTAGGTTCCTTTTGAAGAGTTAATCGCTTTATGATTAACCGCTCTGTAACTCCAGTTGTACTCCCAGTCTGCGTAAAGTACCCTTCACCCAGAGAGAAAAGGTGCAGGAAGAACTGGACCGTATtaggaaaacatttttatccGCAAAGCTAATAGACCGAATGAGTGAGTTTATTCTCTAGTAGTGTTGCAGAAACGACATCATTGATTAATGTACAGTTTGTGAACTGTACCAAATATTCTATTAAAATACAGTATACAGTTTGTAACAGTTCGTTTCTTGGTTGTACTATATAATTTTTCCAGCAATTATCTGTAGACTAACATACTCAGATAACGTTATAAAATAAGACTTGTTGTGACCGTTCCAATAAAGCCTCTCCAGTTTTGCATCTCATGGTGTCTACGTTCGGGAGCTTTAGCTGTATTTATAACCTAAACTGCCTCTTTTTTATTGGCTCACAGATCAACTACAAGGTACGACAACGGGCGGCAAGAGAGAAAGGGCCTGATGCGGAAAGGTTCCAACGACTGGCGAACTCTCTAGAGGAATTTACTTATTGTTTACTGGATCCGATTAAAACTGACACTCACAAGTACGAGGGATTTGGAATATACCTAGACGACTTATTGAACCATGCCATTGAATTCGAACAGAAAAAGGTAGCGTCAAAGAAACGGAATTCGCTGAAAACGCCGTACGAAGaatattttggaaaatttaaaccCTTGATAGATAGCAGATGAtgaaaaaagaatagaaaaaggGGATTTTGGTGAAAATTGACCTCTTGTCACTTATGACTTTATATCTTGTAACCATAGCAGCCAACTAACGACCAAATTTGTCGAAATGTGTAGTGCACACGTAAACAGCGAAttaagtatatatttttaaaatttaactcTTAGGAGCTATATCATTAGAAGAAAACTGTCAAAGACGGGAAAAATGTGAAAGACTGAGAGTTATCCGCGCGCGAGGGGAGAGGAGCTGTTACTGGCATGTCAAACCTATCCGCAAATCAACCGCCACTTGAACGAGTTCATGCGCATGCGTGAAAGAAACAACATCCGGTTTCCAAAAAACTCCGCAGATAGACCTTTTcagcttgtatgtttttttttccatttcagatCACTTGATGGTACCCCTgagagctgttttttttttttaaatgtcatCCTATACACGTACATTCACGtgcatatgtatgcataatttatgaaaagacaaaaggcaaattcccttgagaacatcacgtggtctgaattgggaaaacaaaacatacaagctataAAGGTCTATTATGgcgtaacctgcgatcaggtggTCCTTTTTGTTTCGAATTCTGTTTTTTGGTGACAGAATGATCTTTCAATATGATACTATGATACTAGAAATAGGACTGTGCTCTCTCTTTATGGAAGTCTGTTATGTCCTCAAACAGATCAGTATTCCAACACGTCAAACCTTGAATATAAATTTCTTTGAAGGAAATGGAACAAAAGCTTATATGCATAGTTTAATGTGAACTGAAATAAGAATAACATATCTACGAAAAACGATCATTGAAATGATAAAAGTCCAAGATTTTGGACGTTCCGTTTCTCGGTCACGTGATCATGGGCGTGGTCCGATAACTCTATGGTACGTTTGTATATTAAACTAGAAAGTACTGTGCTATAAAATGGCTGATGCATATCAAAAAGTGTTTAAGTTATAAGACCAGCCGGCACTTCCCACAGCAACGACTCCTAAAGTTCCGTCAGAGGGCCCTTAACAATGAAGGAAGAAAAAACAGGAGTAGCAAACAATTCTTCGCGTGTAGGCTGTGCTGTCTGTTATGTGGGTGAGATAACTCGCCACGTTTACAAGCGTTTCCCTGAGCATCTATTTGCGTATAAGACCGCTGACATTTTCCAGTCCTTCAGAATTGTGGGCCAAGTTGATTAGCAAAATTGTTGATAAACAGTGATCAGTGTCCTAGACTTGTTGTACATTCGTCGATCATTTTTGATGTGAGAGACGAGAGAAACAAATGTTTATTGTCATAATATTAGCACTAATACTGTCCTCAGTCCCTAATAACACGTTTTCTTCTCCATTTTTGGCAGTTTTTTACCCATCCAGTGGTGCACAGTGAATTGAATCGTAAGTGGCGTGGTCGCAGTTTGGAAGGACGTAAACCTTGGCTGCTGAATTTCCTCAagttttggtgtattttcgacCTTGTGTTTTCACCAATCCTACTTGGTCTATTTTCTCTGCTGAAAAAGGGGACAGGTATACTGTTTTGAACAGTTTCAGTGAACTGTGTAAACTTTGATTGTGGACTGTAGTTGCTTTATATGGAGATGATTTCGTCCACAGAATTCTGACTATCTAAAATTGTCGGAATATAAACATTTTATAGCCCAACAGTGCTAAGAGTAATACAACTGCAAAATCGGGTTGTAGCGGATAACCGGCacttctcattttcttttttttgacatTTCTGAAGTGATTTCGGGAAGAGaggttttaaataatttttgttagAGTGACTATTTTTCACGTCAAAGACTTTaaattttcttataaaaaaacaaCCACATCAACCTCACTATTCCTTTAGTACATCCCTGCTCCACGGGTCCACATGCACCCGTGGAGCAGGGAAAAGAACGCGcgttgaaaaattaaattcctttgCAGTCCTGCAGAGGCCTGTTTGTTTTGAGGCCCTCTAGAAGGAATGTGTCGATCTTAATAGAGGCTAGAAGTAGTCAAAGTAGTCAgcaaaaatgaacaaaagacaaattaaaacatcttttttgaAAACGCATAGCATTTGCACGTACATCCAGCGTCCCCTTGTGGCTGAGAAAACTAAGTATTCTAAATGCGTAGCTGAAAGCGCACTTGTTTGGCTTCTTTGCTTAAAGAACGCGGTATAATGCTGTTGACCCTACtacattatttttactttgttgACTCAACACTGATTTTGTCTACTCGTATAAAGCGTACTACTCGAAAAATTTTTGCACCGTCTCCTTGAGAGAACTAATGAGATGGATTCCGGAGAACAACGCTGCTTGTCAATTCGACACAATTTTCCCAACTGCACGGGTTGAAACTTGAATCAAGCCGACCGGCAGTATTGGTCATGATTGCTCATTGAAAACATGAATCTTTGAGGGAGTCTAATTAGCTTTTATTATATCGAGATGGTGGCGAAATAGAGAAGGTGGGCGCAGACAACGTTTTCGGTACTTTATATCAACTTTTTATTGTCTTATGAGTTATTTAACTCGTTTTTAGCAAGAGCTGCAAGAATCCTCATTTTATGATCTGTATATTTCTACTTATCTTTATTAGAAATTTACTTATAATAGTATTTCATGGTATATGTTTTTCCCCTTTAATTATGTAAATCCATTGTATATGTCATTTTTaaagatggataaataaagcttattactattattattattattactattaagtGTCTTAAAATTTAATGGCAAACAAATAAATACTTTGTGTTGTTTTTGCTGGTTTGTATGTACAGTGTATCTGGATTGCCTGAAATCTCCCTACTACAAGTTTTTACGGGATACGCTGAGCTATTTTATCATGCTTTCCCTTCACTACGCACTCTGTCTGTCACCTTCAACTATTGCGTTCAGTGGATTAGAGTGGACCATCTTCGTTTTCTACGTTGGTCGCTTTGTCGCAGAGTGGAAGGAGATTTTCTGTATTAAGCAATGGTTAAGACGTCCGGCGAACGAAACTCTTCAGTGCTACTATTTCAGGATATTCTCAGTATATTGCAGGTAAAGAAAACGTTTGAACGAGTCCGTGCATTTGAAGTTAActaatattttagtatttataaTGTATTAGGCAAACCGAAACGCGAACCTtcaataagaaaaacaaaaaacaacaacaacaaaaacaattaagatTTTTAAAGCACAGTCATCGCACCCGCAGTATAGGTAAAATATAACTAGAAAATTAAGACAGCTAAACAGACTTTAAAACGGATAatcaaataccgtaaaattccgaaaataagcaccggggcttatatttttcaaaggccctttttgaggggcttatttttggaggggcttatattcggaggggcctatctacggagggaaattttcgtttcaaaatcgattgggctagccttatagttggaagtaaatttaccgtttttgctttgttttactacTTTGTATTtcagggcaattttccaaggacaagcccccagggggcttatttttggaggggccatttaacggagggttttttgcgttaccggtttggggggcttatgtTGGGAGGgccttatacatggaggggcttatttttggaattttacggtatagtAAGTAACGTAAAGAGATAAACGTAAAACGTAAAGAGATAAACGCTTTGTTTCTCACCCATTTCAAAATGGCAACTAGTCAAAACAGCTCAAAGAAGCTTTTGATTTTATCAAAATCCAACTGTACCTTAAAAGTAACTGTTACAAAAATAAGTTAACTAAAATTCAAGAATATCCTATCTGAAATTAGGATAGTTGGGCAGATTTTATATAAGCATAAAGGTATATCAAACTTACCATTTTTGGCAAGGGTCAGAAAGCTTAGAAAGACTACTTCCTCTCAATCTAGAATAACGTAAatcaaaaattttcagttgGTTGTGTTAAATGCAATAAGcagttattggatgaggctgagaATAATATGAACAAGTTTgcagattgaggagggtgttgTCCGCTGGGACCAAAGGACTTCATTTATTTTATGAGAGGTTCCGTACAAATTTATTCAAACTTTCGGACAGCTGGGCATTAAAGACAAGCATTTGGTTTTATTAACTGAGTTGACAAGGTAGTTTATAATGGCCCCCGCAGGGGAACAGAGAAGCTGACCCTTTGTGTGCTAGCCCTTCGTCAGAGCGAATCAGGGAATTATGGGGAAATTCCGTGGGGAATAAGAGTGCCTGTTTGAAAGATAAGTTTTTGCTATAGAGTTTTTGCGGCTTTTCGTATTGCCTCCAGAGAGACCACAGGCTGTCATGTTTTGGCTGGAATGATTCGCAAGATTAAAATGGCGAACTACTGGTTTTCATTcgtccttgtcgtttctttCAGTATCTCGAAGATGTTCGTGGATTCGGTTACTTAGTTTTCGGCCAGTTTCGCCTATGTATAACTTTTTCCATTAAGCATACAGGTGATGTAATGGATGACATTACCGGATGTGAATGTGAAACCGCGATCAGTGATCTTAAAATACTGTTTTGTTTCCGAAATTTTGCCCACGCGGTACGTTGTGTATGAAAGGACACGTCAGGTTTTGCATCGTGTGCGCGCGAATTTGAACGTTCCAGGTTGGTCGGCATCAGATATTCTTGTTTTTACGTTAACAAGATATCACCAATAATACAGCTCCAACCCACGGTATTTAAACCACAAACAACCCAAATTCCCCTGACTCCCTCTGACGAAGGGCTGGCACTCGAAAAGTCAGCGTCTCTATCTCCCTGCGGTGGTCAATCTACCTTAACAACTCTCTTGATAGAACGCAAATATTTGTATTTTACTACCTCACCGATGCAACATCacagtttctttagaaactaGCCCTTTCAGTCATCTGCTGGGGATTAAATAAGTCCATGTGAAACTAATTTGTCAACTATGATAATagtcttatttaaaaaaaaaaaatcattgactCTGCTTATTGATAAATGAATCATTTTGGGGAGCTCACGTAAGACCCTAGTAGAAACGTCGTAAAATTTTCCAACTGCCACGCATATATAGTCTGTGAAACTTTGAGACCATGATTTTCATACTGTGCTCGAGGTCGCAAGTCAACCTCAGAATCACTGTGTATTGTAATCGCTAGAATTCTTATCGAAGATAGAATACTCTCAAACTAAAACACGGCTTTCGAGAAAgtaaagcaaaacgaaaatccCAGATTTTTGTAATCATCGCCATGTTTTGACGTAATTAAGTATGGTTTTCAAATTTGATAACGATTCCGGACAATAATAAGGCTGCATGTCGTACAATGTccacaaaaaaaagtaaataaaaaaaaaacataattttaaagGCATTGTCCACGAGAGAATTGAAACCAATATAGTACGAATGTCCTTCAAGAACGTTAAGCTAAAAAAAAGCACATTAAGTACAGCTTTCAGTTTTCGATCGAAATGATGTTGTGATTGAgtagaaaaaataatgaaataattatgtgaagggacaaaaaattcattttttgtgGGCCTTTATGCAAACAACCTCTAGTttatcctttaaagcaatttgcGTTACACTGAGTCACTCTAGGCAAGACAAGTGGAGGTTAGTGGATTTAACTCAATTTAAGGCAAGTGTCCCAGCATTGCTCAAAAGGAAACAACAACGTTGCGATGCAAAAATCGTCTTCCATTATAAACAAGAGGTTTTAACATAAACAAGACGCtttgggagcgtatatttgggcgtcgaTATACCACGCGTGTGTGAGGTTTTTTATGTGTATTAGGGATGTGTGAGTACTGCAGTAGCGTTGTATATTGTAGGGGTTGGTTGAGACGCGTGAAGTGGAAGGCGTGGAGTTATATTGGACGTTAATTAGACATTCTGTTTAGGATTGTTTTTCGGTTATTTTTGATGATATTTGTATGGAGAGAACATGGATGAGGccaaaagttcatttaatatagaGAAGGGGGTATGAAgatgttgggggggggggggggggggcgggggtggggggctgaaattttgtgtgtgtgcTAGGGGGCTTTGAAAAATCGGTGAGGTCAAGGGGAGGGCGTAAAATCTGGCTACAGAACTAAGGGCCTGATTACATGACCCAGGAGGATCGCTGTGTAAAGATCCCGGCACCTTCGTTAAACGCcacaaaaatcaactttgcgatTATATGACAACCGAGCCAGCTCGGTTAGCTGGGATCCCgggtggaaattttccaagtaatcacgcTTGCCGAGCGGCCCAGGGAACGAACCAAGCGAGAAACAGGACAGCGGGTACAGTACTACAGTACAGTACTCTGTTCATGCGCATTGCATCCCTGGCTCATGTGATCAGGTCCTTACTGTAAGTTGTATTGTCACGCAGTTTACACGTGAAAACTTTGGCATTTGCCGCTTTCATAGTTCGTGTATGAGAGAATACGACTTCATCTAATTAACCCAAGGGTTTAAAAATAGAACGCggtttgcacgtgaagatgttggactctGCCCCTTTTACGGTTCGACCGTGAAAGAATGCAACTTGTTTACGAGGTCATTTTGCTCAATAAGATTTTACGAAATCACCTCCTTTCCGAAAATATGCAATGAAATTATGCATTATTCAATGTTACCCTTAATTATCTCATGCACGAGATCGTGGAAATTTGCCTGACATCTTCTTTGGAGCTCTACAATTGAGAGCAAAAATATTGCCAAACTATTGGCAATAAGCCAAACCATTCACACCGTGTGCTGCGAAGAAGATTATTTTCCagagggaaaatttaaattatttaatagtttgtttcactcagtgTATCTTGTTTTTcccaaaaagtttgttttctattgccgATTTGTTTTCCGTGCGTTATCTGAGGGTCGTATGTAACGAAGATAAATGCTGTGTTGTGACACAACGCGCGGCAGACATTCGCatcgcttggcttgtttacttGGTTTGTTTACGTTCGTACGTATTGCGTGCgtattgcaactttgaatcaaaacaagcgaaCTCGATTACTTATTTGGGCGATACccaaataataaattaaaaattgcgCTCGTGATCCAATGAAAAACTGTAAACCAGGCTAGTGGATAACTTCAAAATACAGGTGACCTCGATGGCTTGTATTCTTTAGCCAGCGATATGGTTAAGGAAAACTGGTCAGTGGAAAACTTGTTCAGAAAGCTGTCAATCGACCCTGATAAGGATGTGTCATCATACGTGGGCAAAGCGGGCTGCCTTAAAGTACTCTCCTAGCACCCCCTCGGACAGACTGTACGGACATACGAACATACGGTCAGTCACATGATAACCCAAAGAAAAAGGCTGACTTTCGGTGTTAAACATTTTCGCAAAGAAACCGTTTGGAGTGACGAGTGGCAAATGTTGAGGACTTTCACGACAGGAATAAATGGTGCTTCCATCAATTTTCCCTCTAATCGGGCGATAACGAAATATTAATGATTATGGCTGGAAAATTCGACATCGTCGATTTCTAGTTCTTTAAGTTATTCagttaaaacattaaaaaaaaaatccctcaaAAACTGTCAATAGAAGTACTTGACGCTTGCCACATTTGTACAATAAGTATGCTGTACCAGGTATTTTAACTTGCTAGCATCTTCCAAAAACTATACCGAAACACCCCAAACTTCTTCGTGTTTTATTGAATTAGAAGAAATCATTAAAATTAGTTTCTTTTTGTCTTAGAAAAGTGGCAGCAAGGTCAGAGTTATTaatttatgtcttttttttattcagtgactACTGGAACAACTTTGATTTCGCCAGCCTTATAATCTATTTCATCACACTGATATTGAGAATTGGCACATGGGTCAATGCTGGATTAGTTGCGAACAACAGAGCCCTTGTTATTACTGGCTATCTGTACAGCTTTAACACCTTGTTGCTTACTCTTCGAGCTTTTGGCCAGGTGATGGAACAACTAAAAGATGTTGGCACCATCCAAATTGCCCTGTTTGGCATCCTCAAAGATGTTCGCACAGTATTATCGCAGTTCCTTGCGGTAATTTTGGCATTCTCCATGGCTATCACGAAGATTTACATGTCCGAGAGATCGTTTATTGCAGATGAGAGTGAACGACATGAAATGTAAGCATCGAAATACATATAAAAATCTTCAGGTGATTTTCTAGTAAAAGAACCGGACATTAGTAGATTTTCGGTGAAACTTGGATTACTGTTGTAACAAGTTAAAAACATGATAAAAACGTAATAGTGGAGATCTTCGTGCTCGTTTTCACGgtacaatgctgacaaatactgCTCTTTAGGCAAAAACTGCGCGCAGCACAAAACTAGACAAATAAGCGCGATTGTTTTTTTCCACGAAGCCTGTGATATCGCccagaatttgactttattcTATTTTTCATCCACCTATGTACCGATCAAGCACTGTTCTTATTAtaatcataaaataaaaaatgggggccaccgtactcgtttttagGTAGAGCTGCAGAAGATGGGCACCACTTGGATTCCTTTTGATTTTGAGCGAGGACtagggcgagtttcaaaatggcatgtAAGTGGAAGGTGGAAAAAAGCAttgaaaaatacataaaatacGGAAttttcatgtaatatatcaaacatgagacgcagtgtttcatcaccagatgaaacaccgagaagagagttgaaaatacgacgcgtagcggagtatttttgacgaacttcgaggtgtttcatctggtgatgaaacactgtgtcgaatgtttgatatttcttctcaaacaaaatcatttttgaaggagaaattaaggatgcaaaaatgagcagtttttcatccgatatccaaacactcattaaacattaatttcctttgaattttctttatgaattattaatgagtttgagaaagagATATCGCAATTATGACGCTACGGGATAAAGATGGAGCTTACCTGCCATTTGTCGGTATTCAGCACAAGTTTGACATTCACTATAGAGGGCCTCGGTGAGGAAGTGGAACTCATCAACACGCGTCTGGccgcttacgttatgcacattcgtAACAAATTGAGTCTCATCTCGGCCAGAAAAAACTGCCATCGAAAATTCCACTCATTAAAGTTTCTCTTTGATCGAATTCATTTTAATGTTTCTGCAGGAGCACTTTTTCATTGCGGCCGTCGTAGTTCGTAGTGAGAGATGTGTAGTGCAAAACGAGCGAATCAGCGTAAGTGGCTTTGGTCCAAAAtaccctcccctggatccaagTGATTCACAATCTCCCAGTCTTCCAGAGCGACTAGGAGTTTTGATTTTTCCTCTTGACCCcgcaatttttgctttttttaatagTTTGCAAACCCCAACCAGATTCTTTACAAATTAGGCTCCATTAGCTAAGAGGAAGAGCGTTATTTTACGCAGAACTTACAATGGAAAATTCCTCAGTTACCACTGAGTTTTACATATTTAGCTATGAAGTGTTTGCCTGACTGTATAATAAACAGTGCTCCTGAACGCTCTTCAGAATTTGTCTTCTTACCAGTCCAGATTTAAATTTCTGTTATTGTGTAATGTGGTATTTGTCAAATGATCTGTTTTGAactcaaaacgaaaaaacgtaGGTATGTTTAACGATTTTTTTTGCGCCATATTTGTCGAGTTAACGTGTCGACAATCTACATTGTAGAATAAACAGACCTTTTTTTCTTGGGTTGTTTATTTAATTACGCATTTCAGATAACGCGACATTCCAGCGGAATTTTTCCATCGTCTTTAAATAACATACGTGAACAGGGTAAACCCTTTTTTTTGTCGTCTTAATTCGTGCTTCTTCCCTGTCCTAACTGTTTAAAGGAACTAACATTGAAATTATTGTGATCGTGCTTGCTACGTACACAGGGCCCACACACACATTGACAGCCGTTTTTTAATTGATGTGTTCACTGTCCAAATATGTATACCATGTAATGTATACAATTTGTGTAtgttatgtatgtatgtgtgtatgtatttaggtattattattattattcattcaaaatatttctccgtttctgattggctcaaatcccatggataattcatcataaccagctactgctgatcaaatttggaagaagtttgcgATATGTGAAAATGACGTCAATTCTACAGCATAATTGCCAGAAAGCTGGACAGTTGACCGAGAAGCCGTGGAGACGAGGTTGATTTGTTTTACCCTTTTCGCGAAGAAGAAATAGGCTAACTACGGGCTagaaacatagcaagaacagcaagaatacAACTCGACGGACATCTGCTATTTGAGGAATATTCACAGAACTAAACATTCCTTTATTTCCTAAACTTACCGGTAAACAGGCAATTAaggatgaacttaacatcgatggaggtaagcatgttttagcttatttttaaagtaggaattattttgaatgaataataaaacaattattgaattcggctttcgtatcatctgaagaagcATGGGGATCTGGGAGGGTGTAATCCGCCTTGGCCTAATCTGCCTCGGCGGATAACATcttcctcgatctccataattcttcagatgatacgaagcctcatccaataattgttaattattatcattattattattattattattattattattattattattattattaatattattattattatcatcatcatcattaagaAACAGTTCTTAACGTAACATCACGTGGTCTTAAATGGGTAAACAAACACACCATACTATGAAAGACCATATTCTAACAAGGACGTTACTTTGCTTTTCAGTGTCTGCAAGGAATCCGGACTCTCTTGGTATGTGTTGCCCAGCAATGTTAGTGTAAATCCTATTTATACCTCcgaagtttttgttttctgggaCACTGTTAAAAGGGAGGGGTGTGTTCAAATTTACGAGTCTGAGTAACGATTCTGGCGGCAGTGTTCTGAACATATTGAAGTTTCTTGAACTGCATTTTCCTACAAACGTAGAGCAAGGAATTGTAATAGCCTAGTTTAGATGTTTTCAAAGGGACCTAGAACAGAGCCCTGCGGAACGCCTACAGTCAGATCCCTAACCGACGATTCTGTAAAATTGATTTCGACAAACCGAGATCGGCCGGACAGATATGAATGAAACCAGTGCAAAACAGTTCCCGTAATGCCGAAAGAGTTCTCCAAACGCGAAAGTAGCAAAGTATGGTTCACCGTGTCAAATGCCGCTGACAAGTCCAGTAACAATAGGAACACATTGTCCCCCCTGTCCAGTTACAGCAAGATGTCATTTGTGATCGTTAGCAGTGCGGTCTCTGTACTGTGGTGTGCTTTGTACGCAGATTGAAAAAGTTCATGCAAGCCACTATCCATGAGATAATTATTCAACTGCACAAATACATGCTTCTCTATCCGTTTTGAAAGAAACTTCAAATTGGACACTGGGCAGAAGTTAGAAAATTACTCAAAGTCAGCATTCGGTTTCTTCAGTAGCGGCCGCAACGAAGCGATCTTAAGATCCTTTGGCATAGATCCAGTCGACAACGACAGATTGCTTGCTGTTTTGAATACCAGGACGAGAGCCGAGAAGCAACTTCCCATTATGATTGCTGGTAGAGGATCAAGCTTAAAAGCCTTAATAGTAGAACCTCTGATCAGTTTCAAGACGTCCTCATCAGTGGCCAAATCAAATTTACTTAACCGTGACAGGCAGGCCGGCTTAGCTAGACCAGGGGAGTCGGCAAGTCCACTTTTCCTACGAACAAGCTCCTCACGAATTCTTTCTATCTCGGAAGTGAAAGAATCTGCGAAAGCGTTAGCAAGTTGTTGATCATTATCCGCGGAAGTAAAATGATTCTCAATTTGCTTATGCAGAAGCTTATCTATAGATCGAAAGAGGAGCCTGGTGTCATGGGTGATGTCCTGGATAACCGACGAATAATAGAAATCTTTGGCTTTGCATAGCATTGTATTCACAACACTACACTGCTTTTTGTCGCTCAATCTGTCCGAATCAAGACGGCTAGAGCGCCATCTGTGTTCTAACCTGCGCTACTTCCTCGTCTCATTGCCAGTGTCCTCATTAT containing:
- the LOC140944544 gene encoding short transient receptor potential channel 5-like, which codes for MPAVKTAMFPVAGDIMSSYVGEVSQAVPTAMSQDRKTSLADGKRDTTCLEEVELRQEAVESRDETRFNEQDHSTGDSGRGECHLQDDYVDELMTKEFEEIEREVTPRKLQKWKPDTLLISMKINYKVRQRAAREKGPDAERFQRLANSLEEFTYCLLDPIKTDTHKYEGFGIYLDDLLNHAIEFEQKKFFTHPVVHSELNRKWRGRSLEGRKPWLLNFLKFWCIFDLVFSPILLGLFSLLKKGTVYLDCLKSPYYKFLRDTLSYFIMLSLHYALCLSPSTIAFSGLEWTIFVFYVGRFVAEWKEIFCIKQWLRRPANETLQCYYFRIFSVYCSDYWNNFDFASLIIYFITLILRIGTWVNAGLVANNRALVITGYLYSFNTLLLTLRAFGQVMEQLKDVGTIQIALFGILKDVRTVLSQFLAVILAFSMAITKIYMSERSFIADESERHEIVCKESGLSCWWAVLSHLGWSLLDRSEDSGPMTSVDPPSALLARIFFATFLIVGVVLLINMLIALLSNTYRKIEENAVREWSFKRAITIQTYEGYDPIPVPLNIIYRIYRIFKKESTAESTPRQTNVEDSIEKLVKKLGAAYFAEHANSFPISGTPYKDHAIPADTKKTSAIGQL